A stretch of DNA from Kazachstania africana CBS 2517 chromosome 3, complete genome:
CTGCTCCTCCTGTTGTGACTCTTTTTCAGCTGTCGCTCTTTTCAgttcttgttctttcttccagttttcaatatatgCAGCACGTTCATTCAATGGGATATTAGTGAGATCTGGTTTTTCACCAGcagttttcttctttttcttggtttTCTTATCTCGTAGCACCCAGGGTACTAGAACATCCTGCTCCATGCCTTCGTGGTAACCTCTTCTGGAGTCACCCTGTTCGAGGGCCCAACAATAAATCAATGCTCGACCTCCACTCTTCACCTTACTCAAAATGTGCTTGATAGCttgtattcttctttcacGGGTCGTCCAATGATGTACCACTGCAATGGAAATTGCAAAATCAAATGTATTCTCCCTATGTGGAAGATTTAGACCATCTGCAACTAGTACATTATATTTCGAATTGATCTCACGTGCGCATCCGATAAGTCCCGTCGATCTATCTGAACCAATAATATATATCTGTGGATTCACGTTCAAATATTTCCCATTACCACAACCAACATCTATACCAACAGAACCCACTGTCTGCTCCATTAAAAAACTCGAAACTATCGGCCATGGCTTATAACGAGTCTGTGAAAAATGAGGCGCGATTTCATTATACACCTTGTGAACGtactcttcttctttcaattgttccattattattgtacCGTTGTGGTTCATCACGTAAGTCAGTTATTAGTTGGGTGAAtcaactgaaaaattttctgtttttctttgaattttcgATGAGCTTTCAAGTTTTTCTGGCATTACATGTCAAAAGAATCACATCACTAGCTTAATCAGCACAAGCGGTTCCTATTGTGATGCTGTGTATTGCACAACAGTGCatttatgtatatatatattgacATTTAAGGACACGTGCTTTTGGAGGTTTCCATTGTCTTGTTATATAAAAGAGTACTGCTATCCCATTTAATCATGCACAAAAGACATCGCACAAGCAACTGTTCGTCAGAACCGACCCACCTCATCTTACATACATGGTATAGTGTAAACAGGAATGTCATACCGAGGATAGACGAAGTGTTTGTTACTGCTGTTAAGTGTCAAAATTGGTTAAATATAGAGATTATCGGTTACTCATAATGAACCGCAAAGGCTAAGCGagaattttaaaatttagCAAGAATCTTAAAGCATGATTTTCAAGgaatattattcaatttatagTCTTACTTATTACAAATTAGAACAGATAAAGGCAAAGAAATTTGGTACG
This window harbors:
- the TRM9 gene encoding tRNA (carboxymethyluridine(34)-5-O)-methyltransferase (similar to Saccharomyces cerevisiae TRM9 (YML014W); ancestral locus Anc_5.544), whose product is MEQLKEEEYVHKVYNEIAPHFSQTRYKPWPIVSSFLMEQTVGSVGIDVGCGNGKYLNVNPQIYIIGSDRSTGLIGCAREINSKYNVLVADGLNLPHRENTFDFAISIAVVHHWTTRERRIQAIKHILSKVKSGGRALIYCWALEQGDSRRGYHEGMEQDVLVPWVLRDKKTKKKKKTAGEKPDLTNIPLNERAAYIENWKKEQELKRATAEKESQQEEQENSPDTKYRFYHLYRKGELEEDCTSAGGEVVGNGYEKDNWYVIAEKK